Within Bos mutus isolate GX-2022 chromosome 24, NWIPB_WYAK_1.1, whole genome shotgun sequence, the genomic segment GAGTGTTACCACTGTCACTCAGCCCTTTGGTATTTGTGTGGGGAGACTCCCAGGGGCTAGTTGTGAGTAGTTTGAGCAGAAGGTCACACAATTATATCCAGAGCCctcaactgaaaaaataaaatacagggcttccctggtagctcagaaggtaaagcatctgcctacaatgagggagatagggggttcaatccctgggttgggaagaccccctggagaaggaaatggcaacccactccaattatcttgcctgggaaaatcccatggacagaagagcctggtgggctacagtccatggggttgcaaagagtcagacgtgagtgagtgactaacactcacttacTCCAACTGAAAACCATTTTGTTCCCATGAAAATGCCCCCAAACAACTTGCATTCCACATTCAAATGTGAGTGGGATCAACAACCAATCCATGTCTTAAGGCCATACCACAATTATTGTCTTATCAAAATCTTTGCTCCATAATGTCCCCAACACCTGAGGCTCCAAGCCGACTCCTGCATGCCTGGTGTACCGAGCATATGGCTGAGAGTGGACTTACATTTCTGTACGTTTGGGGTTGAACTGGCTGGTTTAGTGTGCTCAGTCTGGGGAAAATGAGGAGCAGATATCACTGGAATATAACCAAGCCTGAGTTTCATTAACATAAAGAGATACAACATGTTAACAGCATTCACTGGAAGAAATACATATCCTAAAAGCATTTGGGTCCAAGAAGTTATAAAAGACAGCAAAGGGATGATgacatacagatatatatatatatatatatattttttttttttttttctatttggagtcgtgttggactctctgcaactccatggactgtgggttgccatgccctcctccaggggatcttcccaacccagggatcgaacccaggtctccctcactgcaggcggatttttcaccgtctgagtcaccaggaaagtttAGTGATAATCTATTTCTGAATGTAATTATCGTGTATGACAGCTTCCAGCCAAACGGCCACTTCTTTTTGAGTTCAAACTGTGATTTAACATATGGCCACTAGATGGCAATATATATCGCTAAATTAGATGATTTTTCACAGGTCGAGTCAGAGTTCCACAGGGCACAATTTTCATACAGAAGGTTTATTTTAAGCTAACTGAGTGATTTACATCATTTAAGATACatgagaaacttttaaaataagccaAAACTGTTGTTTCAGGAATTTGATGGTATTTTCAATGTTAACAAATATTCTGTATTAATAACTAATTGAATTGGAATCTCAGTATTTGTGGGGTCAAATGCCAGTTTTGCATGTAAAAGATATTATAGATCTTGAAATGTAGTCTTAATGATTTGGTTCATATGTTCTAAGTCagcgtttctttcttttttttttttttaaacatacacatttaACTTTATTTCATCATTGCCATTTAAAGCTtgattttataaaacataaaagacaTTCTTAAGAGTTCTGTATCACAACAATTTGAAAAGTGGGAATATCCACAGCTTTATAGACTCAAGTTACATAAATTAAACTCAAATAATTGGACATTTTTTCAATACAGAAactatacaaatgaaataaatgacaagAGAATGCAATAGGAGAAATATGTCACTACTTATGGACTATCATTAGTTACTTTCAGGATGTAAATGAAGATTCTgaatattcatatttcttttgttctatttcatatttaaatatttctctacATTCTGAGTCAAGCTACTTGACCAAAAGTCTGATTTAGCAAGGCATTTAGCAAAAGTTTTTCCACCTATGGTTACTACCTCCAAAGGAAGTAACACTGCAGTACTGATGCAATCTGTGCAGTAACTTATGTCAACCCTCTGGAAAGTCAGATAGGTACCAAAAATGGAACAATTTTGCACAGATTCAGTTAAGTATCATGTTAAgttttcctcatctaaaaattaaccaatgaaataaaacataccaACTACAGTTGATCTGGTAGGAAAACCACATTTGAGAGTTACAAGTACGTTATTGTCCatatctcatcctcagtcattgACAGGAATTGTGCAGGCTACCATGCTATTTACTTTGTGAATTGTGGTAGTAAATGAACGAAGACGAACTTCCTCAGAATTGGTAATGAACTGTGGTCCCGACTCTTCCCATTTTTCAGGTACAACCAGATCTTTGTCTGTACAAATAAGGAGATCAAATGAACAAGAAACTTCCAACAGTGGCAGAAATGTTACTGTAGCTGTGATCTGTCTGACCACTGAACAGATTTCATCTTGGATAGCTTTCTGAAACTTTTCTCTGGGTGCACTTTTAGTTGATCCACATTATTTAGGTATTTTAT encodes:
- the LOC102265441 gene encoding LOW QUALITY PROTEIN: mitotic spindle assembly checkpoint protein MAD2A (The sequence of the model RefSeq protein was modified relative to this genomic sequence to represent the inferred CDS: inserted 1 base in 1 codon); translation: MALQLSREQGITLRGSAEIVAEFFSFGINSILYQRGLYPSETFTRVQKYGLTLLVTTDPELIKYLNNVDQLKXAPREKFQKAIQDEICSVVRQITATVTFLPLLEVSCSFDLLICTDKDLVVPEKWEESGPQFITNSEEVRLRSFTTTIHKVNSMVACTIPVND